In one window of Comamonas testosteroni DNA:
- the iscR gene encoding Fe-S cluster assembly transcriptional regulator IscR — translation MRLTTKGRFAVTAMIDLALRQNNGPVTLAAISQRQQISLSYLEQLFGKLRRHELVESTRGPGGGYTLARKATDITVADIIVSVDEPIDATQCGGKENCLGEAGRCMTHELWAALNQRMVEFLDSVTLQKLVDEQLAKGIQIEDKPVVRRAISTAPVVKPIRVNAPNSVFALGNAFAKS, via the coding sequence ATGCGTCTTACGACCAAAGGCCGCTTTGCGGTCACCGCGATGATCGACCTGGCACTGCGCCAGAACAATGGCCCTGTAACGCTGGCTGCCATCAGCCAGCGTCAGCAGATTTCGCTGTCCTATCTGGAACAGTTGTTTGGCAAGCTGCGTCGCCACGAACTGGTGGAATCCACCCGTGGCCCCGGCGGCGGCTACACCCTGGCCCGAAAGGCGACAGACATCACCGTGGCCGACATCATCGTCTCGGTGGATGAACCCATCGATGCGACCCAGTGCGGTGGCAAGGAAAACTGTCTGGGCGAAGCCGGCCGCTGCATGACCCATGAACTGTGGGCCGCACTGAACCAGCGCATGGTGGAATTCCTGGACTCCGTCACTCTGCAAAAGCTGGTGGACGAGCAACTGGCCAAGGGCATCCAGATCGAGGACAAGCCCGTGGTCCGCCGCGCCATCTCCACAGCACCCGTGGTCAAGCCCATCCGTGTGAACGCACCGAACTCGGTGTTCGCCCTGGGTAACGCCTTCGCGAAATCCTGA
- the fdx gene encoding ISC system 2Fe-2S type ferredoxin: MPIIKILPHAEYCPNGTEIEAPVGTSICEAMLDNGINIEHACDMSCACTTCHVIVKEGFNSLNEAEEEEEDLLDKAWGLQPQSRLSCQAILARENVTVEIPKYSINHAKENH; this comes from the coding sequence ATGCCCATCATCAAAATTCTTCCTCACGCCGAGTACTGCCCCAACGGAACAGAAATCGAAGCTCCCGTCGGCACTTCGATCTGCGAAGCCATGCTGGACAACGGCATCAATATCGAGCATGCCTGCGACATGAGCTGCGCCTGCACGACCTGTCATGTCATCGTCAAGGAGGGCTTCAACTCCCTGAACGAGGCCGAGGAAGAGGAAGAAGACCTGCTGGACAAGGCCTGGGGCCTGCAGCCTCAGTCGCGCCTGTCCTGCCAGGCCATTCTGGCGCGCGAGAATGTGACGGTGGAGATCCCCAAGTACTCCATCAATCACGCCAAGGAAAATCACTGA
- the hscB gene encoding Fe-S protein assembly co-chaperone HscB, with the protein MNLQSDDFELFGLPRQFAQERSQIDARWKELQREAHPDRFAAQGAAAQRVAMQWSVRINEAYQRLKDPLKRAAYLCELAGAPVRAEDNTAMPAAFLMQQMEWREALEDAASEQELDALEAEMLAAKKQMLGECARLLDEAGDAAAAVQQVRALMFVARFAQDVDRRRDQLGQ; encoded by the coding sequence ATGAATCTGCAATCTGACGACTTTGAATTGTTTGGCCTGCCGCGGCAGTTTGCGCAGGAGCGCAGCCAGATCGATGCACGCTGGAAAGAGCTGCAGCGCGAAGCGCACCCCGACCGTTTTGCCGCTCAGGGCGCTGCCGCGCAGCGCGTGGCCATGCAATGGTCGGTACGCATCAACGAGGCCTATCAGCGTCTGAAGGATCCGCTCAAGCGCGCCGCCTATCTCTGCGAGCTGGCAGGTGCGCCGGTGCGCGCCGAAGACAATACGGCCATGCCTGCGGCATTCCTGATGCAGCAGATGGAGTGGCGCGAAGCGCTGGAGGATGCAGCCAGCGAGCAGGAACTCGATGCCCTGGAGGCCGAGATGCTGGCCGCCAAGAAGCAGATGCTTGGCGAATGCGCGCGCCTGCTTGACGAGGCTGGCGATGCCGCAGCTGCCGTGCAGCAGGTGAGAGCCCTCATGTTTGTTGCGCGATTTGCGCAAGATGTGGATCGCCGTCGCGATCAACTGGGACAATAA
- the dnaQ gene encoding DNA polymerase III subunit epsilon, whose translation MSRQIVLDTETTGLSAIDGDRLIELGCVELVNRKLTGNNLHLYFNAGRDSHPDALRVHGITTEFLKDKPRFEEKIDEIWEYLQGAELIIHNAPFDLGFLNNELKLAKRPPLKQCVGGVIDTLVMAKEMYPGKRNSLDSLCDRLGVDNSNRTLHGALLDAELLADVYINLTRGQDALLMTEEPADAPAAGTMIVASVDLSSFKLPVLRANEQEQAAHDEVLKQMDKSSGGKTAWRNFENVSANP comes from the coding sequence ATGTCGCGCCAAATTGTTCTGGATACAGAAACCACCGGTCTGTCGGCCATTGATGGCGATCGCCTGATCGAGCTGGGCTGCGTGGAGCTGGTAAACCGAAAGCTCACCGGCAACAATCTGCATCTGTACTTCAATGCGGGTCGCGACAGCCACCCAGATGCCCTGCGCGTGCACGGCATCACGACCGAGTTCCTCAAGGACAAGCCGCGCTTTGAGGAAAAGATCGACGAGATCTGGGAGTATCTGCAAGGCGCAGAACTCATCATCCACAATGCACCGTTCGACCTGGGCTTTCTGAACAACGAGCTCAAGCTGGCCAAGCGTCCGCCGCTCAAGCAGTGCGTGGGGGGCGTCATTGACACTCTGGTCATGGCCAAGGAGATGTATCCGGGCAAGCGCAACTCGCTGGACTCGCTGTGTGATCGTCTGGGTGTCGACAACTCCAACCGTACGCTGCACGGCGCCTTGCTCGATGCGGAGCTGCTGGCGGATGTCTATATCAATCTGACGCGCGGGCAAGATGCCTTGCTCATGACAGAGGAGCCTGCAGATGCCCCGGCGGCCGGGACGATGATTGTTGCCTCGGTGGACCTGAGCAGCTTCAAGCTGCCGGTGCTGCGTGCCAACGAGCAGGAGCAGGCGGCCCACGATGAGGTGCTCAAGCAGATGGATAAATCCAGCGGTGGCAAGACCGCTTGGCGAAACTTTGAAAATGTGAGCGCCAATCCCTGA
- a CDS encoding IscS subfamily cysteine desulfurase: MDMTPHFPIYLDYGATTPVDPRVADAMIPWLREHFGNAASRSHAWGWEAEEAVEKARKQVADLIGADPREIVWTSGATESDNLAIKGAAHFYQGKGKHLITVKTEHKAVLDTMRELERQGFEVSYLDVQENGLLDIEVFKAAIRPDTILASVMAVNNEIGVVQDLNTIGALCREKGIIFHVDAAQASGKMDLDMQTMPIDLMSLASHKTYGPKGIGALYVRRKPRVRLEAQMHGGGHERGMRSGTLATHQIVGMGEAFRIAKEEMAKDMAHARALRQRLLDGLKDLEQVFVNGDMDNGVPHYLNMSFNFVEGESLIMGIKGLAVSSGSACTSASLEPSYVLRALGRSDELAHSSLRMTFGRFTTEEEIDYAIKSIRENVLKLRELSPLWEMYKDGIDLSTIQWAAH; the protein is encoded by the coding sequence ATGGACATGACCCCGCACTTTCCCATTTATCTCGACTACGGTGCAACCACTCCGGTGGATCCCCGCGTGGCGGACGCCATGATTCCCTGGCTGCGTGAACATTTTGGCAATGCCGCATCGCGCAGCCATGCCTGGGGCTGGGAAGCCGAAGAAGCCGTCGAGAAGGCCCGCAAGCAGGTGGCTGATCTGATCGGCGCCGACCCGCGCGAAATCGTCTGGACCAGCGGTGCAACCGAGTCCGACAACTTGGCCATCAAGGGTGCAGCGCATTTCTACCAAGGCAAGGGCAAGCACCTGATCACCGTGAAGACCGAGCACAAGGCTGTGCTGGACACCATGCGTGAGCTGGAGCGCCAGGGCTTTGAAGTCAGCTATCTGGACGTGCAGGAAAATGGTCTGCTGGATATCGAGGTGTTCAAGGCGGCGATCCGCCCCGACACCATCCTCGCCAGCGTGATGGCCGTGAACAACGAGATCGGTGTGGTTCAGGACCTGAACACCATCGGCGCTCTGTGCCGCGAAAAGGGCATCATCTTCCACGTCGACGCAGCTCAGGCTTCGGGCAAGATGGATCTGGACATGCAGACCATGCCCATCGACCTGATGAGCCTGGCTTCGCACAAGACCTACGGCCCCAAGGGCATCGGTGCGCTGTACGTGCGCCGCAAGCCGCGCGTGCGCCTGGAAGCTCAGATGCACGGCGGCGGTCATGAGCGCGGCATGCGTTCGGGCACGCTGGCAACCCACCAGATCGTGGGCATGGGCGAGGCCTTCCGCATCGCCAAGGAAGAGATGGCCAAGGATATGGCGCACGCCCGTGCGCTGCGCCAGCGCCTGCTCGACGGTCTGAAGGATCTGGAGCAGGTGTTCGTGAACGGCGATATGGACAACGGTGTTCCCCATTACCTGAACATGAGCTTCAACTTCGTCGAAGGCGAGTCGCTGATCATGGGTATCAAGGGCCTGGCCGTGTCCTCGGGCTCCGCTTGCACATCCGCCAGCCTGGAGCCCAGCTATGTGCTGCGTGCCCTGGGTCGCAGCGACGAGCTGGCGCACAGCTCTTTGCGCATGACCTTTGGTCGCTTCACGACGGAAGAAGAAATTGACTACGCGATCAAGTCGATCCGCGAAAACGTGCTGAAGCTGCGCGAGCTGAGCCCGCTGTGGGAGATGTACAAAGACGGCATCGACCTCAGCACTATTCAATGGGCTGCACACTAA
- the iscA gene encoding iron-sulfur cluster assembly protein IscA produces the protein MAISMTEAAARHVNRYLSRRGKGIGVRLGVKTTGCSGLAYKLEYVDEVQPDDVVFEDHGIKVLIDPKSLAYIDGTELDFVREGLNEGFKFHNPNERDRCGCGESFRI, from the coding sequence ATGGCCATTTCAATGACCGAGGCGGCTGCCCGTCATGTGAACCGCTATCTTTCACGTCGCGGCAAGGGCATTGGCGTGCGCCTCGGCGTGAAAACCACCGGCTGCTCCGGTCTGGCTTACAAGCTGGAGTATGTGGACGAGGTCCAGCCCGATGACGTGGTGTTTGAAGACCATGGCATCAAGGTGCTGATCGACCCCAAGAGCCTGGCCTATATCGACGGCACGGAACTGGACTTTGTCCGCGAAGGCCTGAACGAAGGCTTCAAGTTCCACAACCCCAACGAGCGTGATCGCTGCGGTTGTGGTGAGAGCTTTAGAATCTGA
- a CDS encoding MFS transporter: MTSHTATAPLLPWRTGLAYGALAAPLAFASLPLYVNLPYHYASVAGAPLAGLGAVLLATRAFDALIDPAIGRWVDRLLHRGVVCTAGAAALASLLMALGFGALWHPPFDSQDTTGLLGWLACSLLVCTLAYSVLAILHQAWGTRWGGEPAWRARVTAWREGASLTGVLLASMLPAWLGLDATTGFLALGLALGLTGLLRLKTPVPAQQPPQSVTGPAPSPWANAGFRRLLTIFMVNGVAAAIPATLLPFFVADRLQASELQPLLLLCFFGAAALGLPLWVKAVSRWGLAPSWRAGMLASVLAFGFTPWLGEGDGMAFAVICLASGLALGADLALPGALLTGVIHESGAGGRSEGRYLGWWTCATKLNLALAAGLALPLLSAAGYRSGTSESAGLQALAWAYGGLPCLLKLAAAALLWRAERLHSSWRHT; the protein is encoded by the coding sequence ATGACTTCGCATACAGCCACCGCCCCCCTCCTGCCTTGGCGCACAGGGCTGGCGTATGGCGCGCTGGCCGCGCCGCTGGCCTTCGCCTCCCTGCCGCTGTATGTGAACCTCCCCTACCACTACGCCAGCGTGGCGGGCGCTCCGCTGGCGGGACTGGGCGCCGTGCTGCTGGCCACAAGGGCCTTCGATGCCCTGATCGACCCAGCCATAGGCCGCTGGGTCGACCGGCTTCTGCACCGGGGCGTGGTTTGCACCGCAGGTGCGGCTGCCCTGGCCAGCCTGCTGATGGCGCTGGGCTTCGGTGCCCTATGGCATCCGCCTTTCGATTCTCAGGACACGACGGGCCTGCTGGGCTGGCTTGCCTGCAGCCTGCTGGTGTGCACGCTGGCCTATAGCGTGCTCGCCATTCTTCACCAGGCATGGGGCACGCGCTGGGGCGGGGAGCCCGCCTGGCGTGCGCGTGTCACGGCCTGGCGCGAGGGGGCCAGTCTGACGGGTGTGCTGCTGGCCAGCATGCTGCCGGCCTGGCTGGGACTGGATGCGACCACAGGCTTTCTCGCTCTGGGTCTGGCACTGGGCCTGACCGGCCTGTTGCGGCTCAAGACCCCGGTTCCAGCACAGCAGCCGCCGCAGTCCGTTACCGGGCCTGCGCCCTCACCATGGGCCAATGCAGGCTTCAGGCGGCTGCTGACGATCTTCATGGTCAACGGGGTGGCTGCCGCCATTCCCGCCACCCTGCTGCCTTTCTTCGTGGCAGACCGGCTGCAGGCCTCGGAACTGCAGCCGTTGCTGCTGCTGTGCTTTTTCGGTGCTGCGGCCCTGGGCCTGCCGCTATGGGTGAAAGCCGTTTCACGCTGGGGTCTGGCACCCAGCTGGCGGGCCGGCATGCTGGCCAGCGTGCTGGCCTTTGGCTTCACACCCTGGCTGGGCGAAGGCGACGGCATGGCTTTTGCCGTGATCTGCCTGGCCAGCGGGCTGGCCCTGGGCGCGGATCTGGCCCTGCCGGGCGCATTGCTGACGGGCGTGATACACGAATCCGGCGCAGGCGGCCGCAGCGAAGGCCGCTACCTGGGCTGGTGGACCTGCGCCACCAAGCTCAATCTGGCCCTGGCTGCGGGTCTGGCCCTGCCCCTGCTGTCGGCAGCCGGCTATCGCAGCGGTACCAGCGAGTCTGCTGGGCTGCAGGCGCTGGCTTGGGCCTATGGCGGCCTGCCTTGCCTGCTCAAGCTCGCAGCAGCGGCCCTGCTCTGGCGCGCCGAGCGTCTGCATTCTTCCTGGAGGCACACATGA
- the iscU gene encoding Fe-S cluster assembly scaffold IscU, whose protein sequence is MAYSEKVVDHYENPRNVGSFDKSDDSVGTGMVGAPACGDVMKLQIKVNPATGVIEDARFKTYGCGSAIASSSLVTEWVKGKTLDEAAALKNSQIAEELALPPVKVHCSILAEDAIKAAVNDYRAKRTATEA, encoded by the coding sequence ATGGCTTACTCCGAAAAAGTGGTTGACCACTACGAAAACCCCCGCAACGTTGGCTCGTTCGACAAGAGCGATGACTCCGTGGGCACGGGTATGGTGGGTGCGCCCGCCTGTGGCGACGTGATGAAGCTGCAGATCAAGGTCAATCCCGCCACCGGCGTGATCGAAGATGCACGCTTCAAGACCTATGGCTGCGGCTCTGCCATCGCCTCGTCTTCGCTGGTGACCGAATGGGTCAAGGGCAAGACGCTGGACGAGGCTGCGGCCCTGAAGAACAGCCAGATCGCTGAAGAGCTGGCGCTGCCGCCGGTCAAGGTTCACTGCTCCATCCTGGCTGAAGACGCCATCAAGGCTGCTGTGAACGACTACCGCGCAAAGCGCACGGCAACGGAAGCCTAA
- a CDS encoding SDR family NAD(P)-dependent oxidoreductase has protein sequence MSLLCARLNPPLRDWQGRSAWILGASSGIGHATADALHKQGARVIVSARQGDALQDFVRSHDGCLALPLDVTDAAALTAAARAVQVHCGKAPDLILYCAGRYKPQRATEFELSEMQQHLAVNYGGALHLLDAVLPMLLAAGQGHLALVGSVAGYRGLPMSLAYGPTKAALNNLAENLYLDLHDRGLGVSIINPGFVDTPLTAQNRFSMPALIDADEAAQHMLQGWAQGRFEMNFPRRFTRWMRLLRCLPDAWYFAAVRRITGN, from the coding sequence ATGTCGCTGCTCTGTGCACGGCTGAACCCTCCACTGCGCGACTGGCAGGGTCGCTCGGCCTGGATTCTGGGAGCCTCGTCGGGGATAGGCCACGCCACGGCCGACGCACTGCACAAACAAGGAGCCCGAGTGATCGTTTCTGCGCGCCAAGGCGACGCCTTGCAGGATTTCGTGCGCAGCCACGACGGCTGTCTGGCCCTGCCGCTGGACGTGACCGACGCTGCAGCCCTGACTGCAGCAGCCCGGGCGGTGCAAGTTCATTGCGGCAAGGCTCCCGACCTGATTCTCTATTGTGCAGGCCGCTACAAGCCCCAGCGCGCCACGGAGTTCGAGCTGTCCGAGATGCAGCAACACCTGGCCGTGAACTATGGCGGCGCCCTGCATTTGCTCGATGCCGTGCTTCCGATGCTGCTGGCCGCCGGGCAAGGCCATCTGGCACTGGTCGGTTCGGTGGCCGGCTATCGCGGGCTGCCGATGTCCCTGGCCTACGGCCCGACCAAGGCGGCACTCAACAACCTCGCCGAGAACCTCTATCTGGACCTGCACGACCGGGGCCTGGGTGTATCCATCATCAACCCCGGCTTTGTCGATACGCCGCTGACAGCGCAGAACCGCTTCAGCATGCCGGCCCTGATCGACGCCGACGAGGCTGCCCAGCATATGCTGCAAGGCTGGGCCCAGGGACGCTTCGAGATGAATTTTCCACGTCGCTTCACACGCTGGATGCGTCTGCTGCGCTGCCTGCCCGATGCCTGGTATTTCGCGGCCGTGCGCCGCATCACCGGCAACTGA
- a CDS encoding DUF3833 domain-containing protein, whose protein sequence is MSHTIRSTSFSPLRRACLGAALALSLAGCAGPSVQDYAREQPQLDLRQYFNGPLTAHGMFTDRSGKVVKRFTVRMTGSWKGDEGTLDEHFVYSDGSTQQRIWHLRHLGDGRYSGRADDVVGEAQGQSAGNAIHWSYVLALPVNGRVWNVSMDDWMYLIDGRTLLNRTAMSKLGLHLGDVTLAIVKE, encoded by the coding sequence ATGAGCCACACCATCCGATCCACCTCGTTTTCGCCACTGCGGCGCGCCTGCCTGGGCGCGGCCTTGGCACTGAGTCTTGCGGGCTGCGCCGGGCCTTCCGTGCAGGACTATGCCAGGGAGCAGCCGCAACTGGACCTGCGCCAGTATTTCAACGGGCCACTGACCGCGCACGGCATGTTCACGGACCGCTCGGGCAAGGTGGTCAAGCGCTTCACAGTGCGCATGACAGGCAGCTGGAAGGGCGACGAGGGCACGCTGGACGAGCACTTCGTCTACAGCGACGGCAGCACGCAGCAGCGCATCTGGCATCTGCGCCACCTGGGCGACGGGCGCTACAGCGGCCGCGCCGACGACGTGGTGGGCGAAGCCCAGGGCCAGAGCGCAGGCAATGCCATCCACTGGAGCTATGTGCTCGCCCTGCCCGTGAATGGAAGAGTCTGGAATGTCAGCATGGATGACTGGATGTACCTGATCGACGGACGCACCCTGCTCAACCGCACCGCCATGAGCAAGCTGGGCCTGCACCTGGGCGATGTGACACTTGCCATCGTCAAGGAGTGA
- the hscA gene encoding Fe-S protein assembly chaperone HscA, whose amino-acid sequence MALLQISEPGQSPDPHQRRIAVGIDLGTTHSLVAAVRNGVAECLPDDQGRVLLPSVVRYMEMGRRQIGFDAKAAQAQDAVNTISSAKRFMGRSLADIESPEKLPYRFGAGDSSVISIETVDGAKTPVEISAEILATLRFRAEDTFDDELYGAVITVPAYFDDAQRQATKDAAKLAGINLLRLINEPTAAAIAYGLDNAAEGVYAVYDLGGGTFDISVLRLSQGVFEVIATGGDSALGGDDYDDALAAWVAERTGTQLESAADKTAWRIAARNCKQALTESEVVAFTADVSSGSVSFDVKREDFIALTAHLTSKSLAAVRRALKDADLSRDEVQGVVMVGGSTRMPQIRQAVADFFGSEPLTNLNPDEVVALGAAIQANQLAGNNTAGDLLLLDVIPLSLGVETMGGLSERIITRNETIPTARAQDFTTYKDGQTALAIHVVQGERDLVADCRSLARFELRGIPPMAAGAARIRVTFTVDADGLLSVSAKEQTSGVEAHINVKPSYGLSDDQIAQMLQDGFATAQEDMKARALVEARVDADRMLLATQSALDVDGDVLSAEQRDSIDGLMAALRAAVASDDPAVVEGATQALAKGTESFAAERMNRSIQQALAGKSVNTI is encoded by the coding sequence ATGGCGCTTTTGCAGATTTCCGAGCCCGGCCAATCCCCCGACCCCCATCAGCGACGCATTGCCGTGGGTATCGACCTGGGCACCACGCACTCTCTGGTCGCCGCCGTGCGCAATGGCGTGGCCGAATGCCTGCCTGACGATCAGGGGCGTGTGCTGCTGCCTTCGGTAGTGCGCTACATGGAAATGGGCCGCCGCCAGATTGGCTTCGATGCCAAGGCTGCGCAGGCTCAGGACGCCGTCAACACCATCAGCTCGGCCAAGCGCTTCATGGGGCGCAGCCTGGCCGATATCGAGTCGCCCGAAAAGCTGCCTTATCGCTTCGGTGCCGGGGACAGCAGCGTGATCTCCATCGAGACCGTGGACGGTGCCAAGACGCCCGTGGAAATCAGCGCCGAAATTCTGGCGACCCTGCGTTTTCGCGCCGAAGACACGTTTGACGACGAGCTCTATGGCGCCGTCATTACCGTGCCCGCGTATTTTGACGATGCCCAGCGCCAGGCCACCAAGGATGCGGCCAAGCTGGCCGGTATCAATTTGCTTCGCCTGATCAACGAACCCACGGCGGCAGCCATTGCCTATGGCCTGGACAATGCGGCAGAGGGCGTCTACGCCGTCTACGATCTGGGCGGCGGCACCTTCGATATCTCGGTGCTGCGTCTTTCACAGGGCGTGTTCGAAGTGATCGCAACCGGCGGCGACTCGGCCCTGGGCGGCGACGACTACGATGACGCGCTGGCGGCCTGGGTGGCAGAAAGGACCGGCACGCAGCTGGAGTCGGCGGCAGACAAGACCGCCTGGCGTATTGCCGCGCGCAATTGCAAGCAGGCCCTGACTGAATCAGAAGTTGTAGCGTTTACCGCTGATGTTTCCTCGGGTTCAGTGTCTTTTGATGTCAAGCGTGAGGATTTCATTGCGCTGACTGCTCACTTAACCAGTAAGAGCCTTGCGGCCGTGCGCCGCGCGCTCAAGGATGCAGACCTGAGCCGCGATGAGGTGCAGGGCGTGGTCATGGTTGGCGGCTCCACCCGCATGCCTCAGATTCGCCAGGCTGTGGCCGACTTCTTCGGCAGCGAGCCGCTGACCAATCTCAATCCTGACGAAGTGGTGGCGCTGGGCGCTGCCATTCAGGCCAATCAGCTGGCCGGCAACAATACTGCCGGCGATTTGCTGCTGCTGGATGTGATCCCGCTGTCGCTGGGCGTGGAAACCATGGGCGGCCTGTCCGAGCGCATCATCACGCGCAACGAGACCATTCCCACGGCCCGCGCACAGGACTTCACGACCTACAAGGATGGCCAGACTGCTTTGGCCATTCACGTGGTGCAAGGCGAGCGTGACCTGGTGGCGGACTGCCGCAGCCTGGCGCGTTTCGAGCTGCGCGGCATTCCGCCCATGGCCGCTGGTGCGGCGCGCATCCGCGTGACCTTCACGGTCGACGCTGACGGTCTGCTGTCCGTCAGTGCCAAGGAGCAGACCAGCGGCGTCGAAGCGCATATCAACGTCAAGCCTTCGTACGGTCTTTCCGACGACCAGATCGCCCAGATGCTGCAGGACGGCTTTGCCACGGCACAGGAAGACATGAAGGCCCGCGCCCTGGTCGAGGCCCGCGTGGATGCCGATCGCATGCTGCTGGCCACACAGAGCGCGCTGGACGTGGATGGCGATGTGCTCAGCGCCGAGCAGCGCGACAGCATCGACGGCCTGATGGCAGCGTTGCGCGCGGCCGTCGCCAGCGATGATCCTGCCGTCGTGGAAGGCGCAACGCAGGCCCTGGCCAAGGGAACCGAGTCGTTTGCGGCCGAACGCATGAATCGCAGCATCCAGCAGGCGCTGGCCGGCAAGAGTGTCAACACCATTTAA
- a CDS encoding SAM-dependent methyltransferase, with amino-acid sequence MNTTAAPLLSRPAAVPRRTPARARQVLNLLERLPRGQLDLEQPDGRLLHLPQMRSASGLADAHCVLHDWQALERTLKSGDIGLAEGYIAGEWDSPDLAALLRLCMSNRDHVQSLIYGSWWGRLGYRLRHLLQRNTRAGSARNIHAHYDLGNDFYQLWLDPGMSYSAAWFEGRTGESMQQADLQAAQQAKFRRTLDEIRLQPGQRLLEIGCGWGGLAETAARDFGARVTGVTLSREQLNWGQQRMRQSGLADAVELRYQDYRDLPALHASQPFDAIVSIEMFEAVGREYWRGYFQTLRDCLKPGGLACIQTITLREDLFARYLRSTDFIQQYIFPGGLLPSISAFEQEAQRAGLVVEQHMAFGRDYAETLRRWRQSFEHQLDAVHSLGFDERFVRIWRFYLAYCEAAFDTGNTDVVQFTLRRPLP; translated from the coding sequence ATGAACACCACTGCCGCCCCTTTGCTGAGCCGCCCTGCCGCAGTGCCGCGCCGCACGCCTGCGCGGGCACGCCAGGTGCTGAACCTGCTCGAACGTCTGCCTCGTGGACAGCTGGACCTGGAGCAGCCCGACGGCCGCCTGCTGCACCTGCCTCAGATGCGCTCGGCATCCGGCCTCGCTGACGCACATTGCGTGCTGCACGACTGGCAGGCACTGGAACGAACCCTGAAGTCGGGCGATATCGGTCTGGCCGAGGGCTATATCGCCGGCGAATGGGACAGCCCCGACCTGGCTGCGCTGCTGCGGCTGTGCATGTCCAACCGCGACCATGTGCAAAGCCTGATCTACGGCAGCTGGTGGGGCCGCTTGGGCTACCGCCTGCGTCACCTGCTGCAGCGCAATACGCGGGCCGGCAGCGCCAGAAACATCCATGCCCATTACGATCTGGGCAATGACTTCTACCAGCTGTGGCTGGACCCGGGCATGAGCTACAGCGCTGCCTGGTTCGAGGGCCGCACGGGCGAGTCGATGCAACAAGCCGACCTGCAGGCAGCCCAGCAGGCCAAGTTCAGGCGCACGCTGGACGAAATACGGCTGCAGCCCGGCCAGCGCCTGCTGGAGATCGGCTGCGGCTGGGGTGGCCTGGCCGAGACGGCAGCGCGCGACTTCGGCGCCCGGGTCACGGGCGTGACGCTGTCGCGCGAGCAGCTGAACTGGGGGCAGCAGCGCATGCGGCAGTCCGGTCTGGCCGATGCCGTGGAGCTGCGCTACCAGGACTACCGTGACCTGCCTGCTCTGCATGCCAGCCAGCCCTTCGATGCCATCGTCTCCATCGAGATGTTCGAGGCCGTGGGCCGCGAATACTGGCGCGGCTACTTCCAGACACTGCGCGACTGTCTCAAGCCCGGGGGCCTGGCCTGCATACAGACCATCACGCTGCGCGAAGACCTGTTCGCGCGCTATCTGCGGTCCACCGACTTCATACAGCAGTACATCTTCCCGGGCGGACTGCTGCCCAGTATTTCCGCCTTCGAGCAGGAAGCACAGCGTGCCGGTCTAGTGGTCGAGCAGCATATGGCCTTCGGCCGCGACTATGCGGAAACGCTGCGCCGCTGGCGCCAGTCCTTCGAGCACCAACTCGACGCCGTGCACTCCCTGGGCTTTGACGAGCGCTTTGTACGCATCTGGCGCTTCTACCTTGCCTATTGCGAGGCGGCCTTCGACACCGGCAACACCGATGTCGTCCAGTTCACGCTGCGCAGGCCCCTGCCATGA